In Sinorhizobium mexicanum, one DNA window encodes the following:
- a CDS encoding TetR/AcrR family transcriptional regulator, whose translation MHDTKNAKPRGRPRAFDVDEAVGKAQALFHQRGYDAVSLADLTGALGINPPSFYAAFGSKADLYGRALERYAKTEGLDFERLLAPDKAFNEALAALFEAAAVAYTADPGATGCLVIEGARGGTDAVACDKAKTLWRQSRQLVRDAIARREADQADEIADYVMAVLAGISASARDGLDVSRLRAIGCWASRAFMHERT comes from the coding sequence GTGCACGATACAAAAAATGCGAAACCGCGCGGTCGGCCCCGTGCCTTTGATGTCGATGAAGCCGTCGGCAAGGCGCAGGCACTGTTCCATCAACGGGGATACGACGCCGTCAGCCTCGCGGACCTGACGGGTGCGCTTGGAATCAATCCGCCGAGCTTCTATGCCGCGTTCGGCAGCAAGGCCGATCTCTATGGGCGTGCGCTCGAGCGCTACGCGAAGACGGAAGGCCTGGACTTCGAGCGCCTGCTTGCGCCGGACAAGGCATTTAACGAAGCGCTGGCAGCGCTATTCGAAGCCGCAGCCGTTGCCTATACGGCGGATCCTGGCGCCACCGGCTGTCTGGTGATCGAAGGCGCGCGCGGCGGAACGGATGCCGTCGCCTGCGATAAGGCAAAGACGCTCTGGCGTCAGAGCCGTCAGCTGGTGCGCGATGCGATCGCCCGCCGAGAGGCAGACCAGGCGGACGAGATCGCCGACTATGTGATGGCTGTGCTGGCGGGGATTTCGGCAAGTGCGCGCGACGGTCTCGACGTTAGCCGCCTGCGCGCGATCGGGTGCTGGGCATCGCGGGCCTTCATGCACGAGAGGACATAG
- the bdcA gene encoding SDR family oxidoreductase, translating into MTSFSGKKIFVIGGSRGIGAAIVRRFANEGAVVSFTYAGATEAAKALASETGSTAIQSDASDRDAVIKVVKDQGALDVLVVNAGTLVLGDPLEVDADAVDRMIDVNVRAPYHAAVEAARQMPEGGRIIIVGSVNGDRMPFAGGAAYALTKSAVQGMARGLARDFGVKGITVNVIQPGPTSTDMNPEDGPMSDFMHSFMAIKRHGRPEEVAGLAAYLAGPEAGFTTGALHTIDGGFGA; encoded by the coding sequence ATGACCAGTTTCAGCGGAAAGAAGATCTTCGTCATCGGCGGCAGCCGCGGGATCGGTGCGGCAATCGTCCGGCGTTTCGCCAATGAAGGTGCGGTCGTTTCCTTCACCTATGCCGGGGCAACCGAGGCGGCAAAGGCACTGGCCTCGGAAACGGGCTCGACTGCGATCCAATCGGATGCTTCGGACCGCGATGCCGTCATCAAGGTCGTGAAGGATCAAGGCGCGCTCGACGTCCTCGTTGTGAACGCAGGAACCCTGGTTCTCGGCGATCCTCTGGAGGTGGATGCGGATGCCGTCGACCGGATGATCGACGTGAATGTGCGCGCACCCTATCACGCGGCGGTCGAGGCCGCGCGGCAGATGCCCGAAGGCGGTCGCATCATCATCGTCGGCTCGGTAAACGGTGATCGCATGCCCTTTGCAGGCGGTGCCGCTTATGCGCTGACCAAGTCTGCCGTGCAGGGCATGGCCCGTGGTCTCGCCCGTGATTTTGGCGTTAAGGGCATCACGGTCAACGTCATCCAGCCCGGCCCGACATCGACCGACATGAACCCGGAAGACGGCCCGATGAGCGATTTCATGCACAGCTTCATGGCGATCAAGCGCCATGGCCGCCCGGAGGAAGTCGCCGGTCTTGCGGCCTACCTCGCTGGCCCCGAAGCCGGTTTCACGACCGGAGCGCTTCATACCATCGACGGCGGCTTTGGCGCCTAG
- a CDS encoding acyl-CoA thioesterase, translating to MTSTEQDARRLEMTVLMTPDMANFSGKVHGGALLNLLDRVAFSCASRFSKQYAVTLSVDQVIFKEPIHVGELVTFRASINYAGRTSMEVGIRVEAEDIRAGTRRHTNSCYFTMVAVDSGGRPVEVPQWRPETAADQRRHRAAELRRTLRREFANRLEAVAKTGRDVEGPGD from the coding sequence ATGACATCGACGGAACAGGATGCGCGACGCCTTGAAATGACGGTTCTGATGACGCCGGACATGGCCAACTTCAGTGGCAAGGTGCACGGCGGCGCGCTTCTGAATCTGCTCGATCGGGTAGCCTTTTCCTGCGCCTCCCGCTTTTCCAAGCAATATGCGGTGACGTTGTCCGTCGACCAGGTGATATTCAAGGAGCCCATCCATGTGGGCGAACTGGTAACCTTCCGCGCCTCGATCAACTATGCCGGCCGCACGTCGATGGAGGTCGGCATTCGCGTGGAGGCGGAAGATATTCGTGCCGGTACCCGGCGGCATACCAACTCCTGCTATTTCACCATGGTCGCGGTGGACAGCGGGGGCCGCCCGGTGGAGGTGCCGCAATGGCGTCCGGAGACTGCAGCCGATCAACGCCGACATCGTGCGGCCGAGTTGCGCCGGACACTGAGGCGTGAGTTCGCCAACCGGCTGGAGGCGGTTGCGAAAACGGGTCGCGACGTGGAGGGACCGGGGGACTGA
- a CDS encoding GlcG/HbpS family heme-binding protein, which yields MANYKETISLAHEGAINALATAVRHAETMGVPQCVFIVDASGETIASIRMDGAKYLSMHTARAKARTAASINGPTGAMAVEFGVAAGIASQGGVTHLAGGLPIRFGGKLAGAIGVGSGTSEQDFEVARAALKAIDADPV from the coding sequence ATGGCGAATTACAAAGAGACAATCAGTCTTGCCCACGAAGGCGCAATCAATGCCCTGGCGACGGCCGTGCGCCACGCGGAAACGATGGGCGTCCCGCAATGCGTCTTCATCGTCGATGCGAGCGGCGAGACGATCGCCAGCATCCGCATGGACGGCGCGAAATACCTGAGCATGCATACGGCTCGCGCAAAGGCCCGCACCGCAGCCTCGATCAACGGGCCGACAGGCGCAATGGCGGTCGAATTCGGCGTTGCCGCGGGGATCGCATCGCAGGGCGGCGTGACGCATCTTGCAGGCGGCCTTCCCATTCGCTTCGGCGGCAAACTCGCCGGCGCTATCGGCGTCGGTTCCGGCACGAGCGAGCAGGATTTCGAGGTGGCTCGCGCCGCGCTGAAGGCAATCGACGCCGATCCGGTCTAG
- a CDS encoding carbohydrate ABC transporter permease — protein sequence MLNLLRWLVFSIVVLAMNFPVLVTVITSLKSARELSFNPGFWIGEPTLENYMRVLGETDRFNIYGYLFNSTVASLIGTGLAIALAFPAAYAIARSEAGNRTLLPLIINLRAVPLIIFAIPLYMMYQWLGLLDTQLGLGLILTIVNTPLALVILVNAISDVPSELDEAAKMDGASSRQVMLMIIRPVVRPALVTTFIFGFITAWNEFLFGLMLTTSRAVPMTVGASFFFAASGGGVQWGTASAVMVLGALPPALLGLLMYRQISASLTAGAVKG from the coding sequence ATGCTCAACCTGCTGCGCTGGCTTGTCTTCTCGATCGTCGTGCTCGCGATGAATTTTCCCGTCCTCGTCACGGTGATCACGTCCCTCAAGAGCGCGCGCGAACTGTCGTTCAATCCTGGGTTCTGGATCGGCGAGCCGACGCTTGAAAATTACATGCGGGTGCTTGGCGAGACCGATCGCTTCAACATCTACGGCTATCTCTTCAACAGCACCGTCGCCTCGCTGATCGGTACGGGACTGGCGATCGCGCTCGCCTTTCCGGCCGCCTACGCCATCGCCCGAAGCGAAGCGGGGAATCGCACGCTGCTGCCGCTCATCATCAATTTGCGTGCTGTGCCGCTGATCATTTTCGCGATCCCGCTCTATATGATGTACCAGTGGCTGGGGCTGCTCGACACGCAGCTCGGCCTCGGCCTGATCCTGACGATCGTCAACACGCCGCTGGCGCTCGTCATCCTCGTCAATGCGATCTCCGACGTGCCGTCCGAGCTGGACGAGGCGGCAAAGATGGACGGTGCCAGCTCCCGGCAGGTCATGCTGATGATCATCCGTCCGGTGGTGCGCCCGGCGCTCGTCACGACCTTCATCTTCGGGTTCATCACGGCCTGGAACGAATTCCTTTTCGGCCTGATGCTGACGACGAGCCGGGCGGTGCCGATGACGGTCGGAGCGTCATTCTTCTTCGCCGCCAGCGGGGGAGGCGTGCAATGGGGCACCGCCTCAGCCGTCATGGTGCTCGGGGCACTGCCCCCCGCCTTGCTGGGTCTGTTGATGTACCGGCAGATCTCGGCGTCTTTGACCGCGGGTGCAGTGAAGGGTTAG
- a CDS encoding carbohydrate ABC transporter permease, with product MAIVNRAEGRAYLTPLVGFLLFFLGFPAAVNLVYSISTVSFETLRSPSLSGFGNYAAVLADREFWGAVSFSMRFGVLTALAECLIGLFLAVFLTPLLARRSYLMAPLMLPLMVAPAMIGLMYRLVLHEFAGPVPYYLFEWFGDSPAFLDVDNAFRTLLVVEILQWTPFAFLLFYMAYAAIPLEVREAASLDGASALKALWWIELPLMLPTLVIAFFIRFIDGFRVFDNVYALTGSGAGGSTTSLSIYIYQAFFKGGAIGKAVAASVVLFLASLAVLYGLNWITGRGRR from the coding sequence ATGGCTATCGTAAACCGCGCCGAAGGCAGAGCCTATCTCACACCGCTCGTGGGTTTCCTCCTGTTTTTTCTGGGTTTTCCTGCGGCGGTCAATCTGGTCTATTCGATTTCGACGGTCTCATTCGAGACATTGCGCAGTCCGAGCCTCAGCGGTTTCGGCAATTACGCCGCGGTGCTTGCCGACCGCGAATTCTGGGGCGCCGTCTCCTTTTCCATGCGCTTCGGTGTACTGACGGCCCTCGCGGAATGTTTGATCGGACTCTTTCTGGCGGTCTTCCTCACGCCGCTGCTGGCGAGGCGCTCATACCTGATGGCGCCCTTGATGCTGCCGCTGATGGTGGCCCCGGCGATGATCGGACTCATGTACCGGCTCGTCCTGCACGAGTTCGCTGGCCCGGTGCCCTATTATCTGTTCGAATGGTTCGGCGACAGCCCGGCCTTCCTCGACGTCGACAACGCCTTCCGCACGCTGCTCGTTGTCGAAATCCTGCAGTGGACGCCATTCGCCTTCCTGCTCTTTTACATGGCCTATGCGGCGATACCGCTCGAGGTTCGCGAAGCCGCCTCGCTCGATGGCGCGTCGGCCCTGAAGGCGCTCTGGTGGATCGAACTGCCGCTGATGCTGCCGACGCTGGTGATTGCCTTCTTCATCCGCTTCATCGATGGCTTCCGCGTCTTCGACAACGTCTACGCACTCACCGGCAGCGGGGCGGGCGGATCGACGACCTCACTCTCGATCTACATCTACCAGGCCTTCTTCAAGGGCGGGGCGATCGGCAAGGCTGTTGCGGCATCCGTCGTCCTTTTCCTGGCGTCGCTCGCCGTGCTTTACGGCCTCAACTGGATAACAGGCCGCGGGAGGCGCTGA
- a CDS encoding extracellular solute-binding protein translates to MKLNRTSFPAAAVLLASVALPGISHATVTVLGWPGGSEETALRATVEAYNAQSGIADADKVELLFFNRDGFFDKLQADMAAGSNAFDVNLVATYSIGRYAPYMEPVDLGADAGKVFGESVLKTMQFDGKQYGVPTDLSLHFMYYRKDLVDALMQDDAAKKKYAEIAKEHLGKDLQPKDPDSWTWDDWAATTLYFSKQVNSDSPVRYGTVLQMKNLLFNMMVFQSLPRSYGADWTDKDGNVTVDSDAYKTGLELYRKLYDAGASPKDSLSYEYAETNAAFGAGQAATALQWNAAAADLTNTEKTPAVAAVTGIVAPPAGPNGRADHIHGLGLGLNKNAKNKEGAVKFLKWLATEDAALLYARSGGSPALAPDVAAKVSNERPDLVKLGEFASQYGYVMNGATSANALSIYELQAKEFTGYWAGQQSLEDALAHTKTGMQDLLKK, encoded by the coding sequence ATGAAACTGAACAGGACGTCTTTTCCGGCTGCGGCCGTTCTTCTCGCAAGCGTTGCCCTGCCGGGCATTTCCCATGCAACCGTCACAGTGCTCGGTTGGCCGGGCGGTTCGGAGGAGACCGCCTTGCGTGCGACCGTCGAGGCCTATAACGCCCAGTCGGGCATTGCCGACGCAGACAAGGTCGAGCTGCTCTTCTTCAACCGTGACGGCTTCTTCGACAAATTGCAGGCGGACATGGCGGCCGGCTCCAACGCCTTCGATGTCAATCTCGTCGCGACCTATTCGATCGGCCGTTATGCGCCTTACATGGAGCCGGTCGATCTCGGCGCCGACGCTGGCAAGGTATTCGGCGAGTCCGTGCTGAAGACGATGCAGTTCGACGGTAAGCAGTATGGCGTGCCGACCGACCTGTCGTTGCACTTCATGTACTACCGCAAGGACCTCGTCGACGCGCTGATGCAGGACGATGCCGCCAAGAAGAAATATGCGGAAATCGCCAAGGAGCATCTCGGCAAGGATCTGCAGCCGAAGGATCCCGATAGCTGGACCTGGGACGATTGGGCGGCGACGACGCTTTATTTCAGCAAGCAGGTGAACTCCGACAGCCCGGTGCGCTACGGCACGGTGCTGCAGATGAAGAACCTGCTCTTCAACATGATGGTGTTCCAGTCTCTGCCGCGTTCCTACGGTGCGGACTGGACGGACAAGGACGGCAACGTCACGGTCGATTCCGACGCCTACAAGACCGGACTGGAGCTTTACAGGAAGCTCTATGACGCCGGTGCCTCGCCGAAAGATTCGCTCAGCTACGAATATGCGGAGACAAACGCGGCCTTTGGCGCCGGCCAGGCGGCGACGGCGCTGCAATGGAATGCCGCGGCCGCCGATTTGACCAATACGGAGAAGACCCCTGCGGTCGCGGCTGTCACCGGCATCGTCGCGCCTCCGGCAGGCCCGAATGGCCGCGCCGACCATATCCATGGGCTCGGTCTCGGCCTCAACAAGAATGCCAAGAACAAGGAGGGTGCCGTCAAGTTCCTCAAATGGCTGGCCACCGAAGATGCCGCTCTGCTTTATGCCCGCAGCGGCGGTTCGCCGGCGCTTGCCCCCGACGTTGCGGCCAAGGTTTCAAACGAGCGACCGGACCTCGTCAAGCTCGGGGAATTCGCCAGCCAATACGGCTACGTGATGAACGGCGCCACCTCGGCAAACGCGCTTTCGATCTACGAGCTGCAGGCAAAGGAATTCACCGGCTACTGGGCTGGCCAGCAAAGTCTGGAAGACGCATTGGCGCACACCAAGACCGGCATGCAGGATCTGCTGAAGAAATAA
- a CDS encoding putative N-acetylmannosamine-6-phosphate 2-epimerase, with protein sequence MQREDIRNGLIVSCQPVPAGPMDNAEFVTGFAKAAIDAGARALRIESVAYVRAVRSAVTVPIIGIVKRDLSDSPVRITPYVSDAEALADAGADVVAFDATDRVRPAGIEELVRAVKAKGKLTMADCSSLEDATQALAAGVDFVGTTLSGYVGGPEPVDPDIDLVAAMRRLTPYVIAEGRIRSPEQAAAAVKAGAYAVVVGSAITRTEHVTAWFHEALAKAYTRQDGRSAETVLAVDIGGTKTMAALVKGTVIADEILVPTAREAGPDAWLEAVAERTAQWRGRYARIGFAVTGLVQDGRWSALNPATLGIPHGYPLVDRATRLFGKPVFAMNDAQAAAWGEYKFGAGSGENLVFLTISTGIGGGIVINGRPLPGLAGHFGLIRGPSQGRSPLEDETSGRWITVEALKAGHEAEAAKVFENARQGAPWARAIVSQSALRAATLCRDIQLMLDPNQIVIGGGVGLAAGYIDEMREHLKDVAPRLAPRLVAAKLGGRAGIIGVADLAGEGG encoded by the coding sequence TTGCAGCGCGAAGACATAAGGAACGGCCTGATCGTCTCATGCCAGCCGGTTCCGGCCGGCCCGATGGACAACGCCGAATTCGTGACGGGGTTCGCCAAGGCGGCGATCGATGCAGGCGCTCGGGCGCTGAGGATTGAATCCGTCGCCTATGTCAGGGCTGTACGTTCCGCCGTCACAGTGCCGATCATCGGTATCGTCAAACGCGATCTTTCCGACAGCCCGGTGCGTATCACGCCCTATGTCTCCGACGCTGAGGCCCTTGCAGACGCCGGTGCGGACGTCGTTGCTTTCGATGCAACGGACCGGGTGCGCCCGGCCGGTATCGAGGAGCTCGTGCGGGCGGTAAAGGCGAAGGGCAAGCTGACGATGGCCGATTGCTCCTCGCTGGAGGATGCCACGCAAGCGCTCGCCGCCGGCGTGGACTTTGTCGGCACGACGCTATCCGGATATGTGGGTGGCCCCGAACCGGTCGATCCGGACATAGACCTCGTTGCGGCGATGCGGAGGCTTACCCCCTACGTCATTGCCGAGGGACGCATCCGCTCGCCGGAACAGGCGGCCGCCGCCGTCAAAGCCGGCGCCTATGCCGTCGTGGTCGGGTCGGCTATCACCCGCACGGAGCACGTAACGGCATGGTTTCATGAAGCCTTGGCGAAAGCCTACACCAGGCAGGATGGAAGGTCTGCGGAAACCGTGCTTGCGGTCGACATCGGCGGCACCAAGACGATGGCGGCGCTGGTCAAAGGCACCGTTATTGCCGATGAGATTCTCGTTCCGACGGCACGCGAGGCGGGGCCTGACGCATGGCTCGAAGCCGTTGCCGAGCGTACCGCGCAATGGCGCGGCCGTTATGCCCGTATCGGCTTTGCGGTCACCGGTCTCGTTCAGGACGGGCGTTGGTCGGCGCTCAATCCGGCGACGCTAGGCATTCCCCACGGCTATCCCCTGGTCGACAGGGCGACACGCCTGTTCGGCAAGCCGGTCTTCGCCATGAACGACGCGCAGGCAGCCGCCTGGGGCGAATACAAGTTCGGCGCCGGCTCCGGTGAAAACCTCGTCTTTCTGACCATCTCGACCGGGATTGGCGGCGGGATCGTCATCAACGGACGGCCGCTGCCGGGGCTTGCAGGTCATTTCGGTCTCATTCGCGGCCCGTCGCAGGGTCGGTCTCCCTTGGAGGACGAGACGTCCGGGCGGTGGATCACAGTGGAGGCGCTGAAGGCCGGCCACGAAGCGGAGGCCGCCAAGGTTTTCGAAAATGCGAGGCAGGGCGCGCCATGGGCGCGGGCGATCGTTTCGCAATCTGCGCTGCGCGCGGCAACGCTCTGTCGCGACATTCAGTTGATGCTCGATCCGAACCAGATCGTCATCGGTGGCGGGGTCGGTCTTGCTGCCGGCTACATCGATGAGATGCGCGAACATCTGAAGGATGTTGCGCCGCGTCTCGCCCCACGTCTCGTCGCGGCCAAGCTCGGCGGCCGCGCCGGCATCATCGGCGTCGCCGACCTCGCGGGAGAGGGCGGGTAG
- a CDS encoding GntR family transcriptional regulator, translating into METDTFIELVGKELAGAAPGSPLYKQLKSAIETAIRSNALRAGAALPGERVIADAFSLSRVTVRKALALLEEEGLLNRRHGFRTEVGSRVEKSLSTLTSFSEDIRARGLTPGCVWLSKQISRPSPAEMMALGIAGNANVVRMKRVRTADFAPIAVEISAVPVRFLPSPDLVGDSLYGALEARGFLPQRAIQRMRSRPASEEDAQHLNCDPGAPLLMTERRCFLGDGQIVEYCETRYKGDVYDFVFELQR; encoded by the coding sequence ATGGAAACCGATACCTTCATCGAACTGGTGGGCAAGGAACTTGCCGGCGCGGCGCCCGGTTCACCGCTCTACAAGCAATTGAAGTCGGCAATCGAGACCGCAATCCGCTCCAACGCTTTGAGGGCCGGTGCAGCCCTGCCCGGCGAGCGCGTCATTGCCGATGCATTTTCGCTCTCTCGCGTGACAGTACGAAAAGCGCTCGCCTTGCTTGAAGAGGAGGGATTGCTCAATCGCCGGCATGGCTTCCGCACGGAAGTTGGATCGCGCGTCGAAAAATCACTCTCGACGCTGACGAGTTTTTCCGAGGACATACGCGCACGCGGCTTGACACCCGGATGCGTCTGGCTTTCCAAGCAGATAAGTCGGCCTTCGCCGGCCGAGATGATGGCATTGGGGATCGCCGGCAACGCCAATGTCGTCCGCATGAAACGGGTTCGAACTGCCGATTTTGCACCGATCGCTGTCGAGATTTCTGCAGTTCCGGTTCGCTTCCTGCCATCGCCGGATCTCGTCGGCGACTCCCTCTACGGGGCGTTGGAGGCGCGTGGCTTTCTGCCTCAGCGCGCGATCCAGAGAATGCGGTCAAGACCAGCCAGCGAGGAGGATGCCCAGCATCTTAATTGCGACCCCGGCGCGCCGCTGCTGATGACCGAACGGCGCTGTTTTCTCGGGGACGGCCAGATCGTCGAATACTGCGAGACGCGCTACAAGGGCGACGTCTACGATTTCGTGTTCGAGCTGCAACGATGA
- the gpmI gene encoding 2,3-bisphosphoglycerate-independent phosphoglycerate mutase, with amino-acid sequence MAKKKPTVLMIMDGWGWREEIEGNAVLLAKTPNFNRLWATCPHAFLTTHGPAVGLPEGQMGNSEVGHLNIGAGRVVMQELPRIDAAIADGTLRDLLAESGLPDALGRTGGVCHILGLVSPGGVHSHMNHVAATARELASLGVRPIIHAFTDGRDTQPGQAAPYLRQLTEKLPDSAVVATVSGRFFAMDRDSRWDRVRLAYEAIALGRGVRAGTAEEAVALAAAEGKTDEFIPPSVIGDYAGIRDGDAVLCANFRSDRVREILAALTLPDFDGFDRGRGPDLSTAVGMVSYGSELDASMGTLFPPQRLDDGLSETIAKAGKTQIHLAETEKYPHVTYFLNGGREVPHEGEERALVPSPKVATYDLQPAMSAPELTTKVVTAIESGGYDLVVVNFANPDMVGHTGKLDAAILAVETVDGALGEIDATVSRAGGSMLVIADHGNCETMIDPENGEPHTAHTINPVPVLLSGPSRDVGLRSGILADVAPTILALMEIRQPEAMTGRALLADR; translated from the coding sequence TTGGCTAAGAAGAAACCGACCGTCCTGATGATCATGGACGGATGGGGCTGGCGAGAAGAGATAGAAGGCAATGCCGTCCTGCTCGCCAAGACGCCGAACTTCAATCGTTTGTGGGCGACCTGTCCGCATGCGTTTCTCACGACGCATGGCCCCGCTGTTGGCTTGCCCGAGGGACAGATGGGCAATTCCGAAGTGGGGCATCTAAATATCGGAGCGGGGCGCGTTGTGATGCAGGAGCTGCCGCGTATCGATGCCGCGATCGCAGACGGCACCCTGCGCGATCTGCTCGCCGAGAGCGGGCTGCCGGACGCGCTCGGGCGGACGGGGGGTGTATGCCATATTCTCGGACTCGTTTCCCCGGGCGGCGTGCATTCCCACATGAACCATGTCGCGGCGACCGCCCGGGAGCTGGCGAGCCTCGGCGTGCGGCCGATCATTCATGCCTTTACCGATGGCCGCGATACCCAACCGGGGCAGGCGGCGCCGTATCTCCGCCAACTCACTGAGAAGCTTCCGGACAGTGCTGTCGTTGCCACGGTCAGCGGCCGCTTCTTCGCGATGGACAGGGACAGCCGCTGGGATCGGGTCAGACTCGCCTACGAGGCGATCGCTCTAGGCAGGGGCGTTCGTGCCGGTACGGCAGAGGAGGCAGTCGCTCTTGCCGCGGCCGAGGGTAAGACGGATGAATTCATCCCACCGAGCGTCATCGGCGATTATGCCGGCATTCGCGACGGAGACGCGGTTCTCTGTGCGAACTTCCGCTCGGATCGCGTGCGTGAGATTCTTGCGGCTCTGACGCTTCCGGATTTTGATGGCTTCGATCGGGGCAGGGGGCCGGACCTGTCGACCGCCGTCGGAATGGTCTCGTACGGCTCGGAACTCGACGCCTCTATGGGCACGTTGTTTCCACCGCAGCGCCTCGACGACGGATTGAGCGAGACGATTGCGAAAGCCGGGAAGACGCAAATCCATCTCGCCGAAACGGAAAAATACCCCCACGTCACGTATTTTCTGAACGGTGGGCGCGAGGTTCCGCATGAAGGGGAGGAGCGGGCGCTCGTACCCTCGCCCAAAGTGGCCACGTATGACCTGCAACCCGCGATGTCGGCTCCAGAACTGACGACGAAGGTTGTGACCGCGATCGAGAGCGGAGGCTACGACCTGGTGGTCGTCAACTTCGCCAACCCGGATATGGTTGGTCACACCGGCAAGCTCGATGCGGCCATTCTCGCCGTGGAGACGGTCGACGGCGCGCTCGGTGAAATCGACGCGACCGTCTCGCGTGCGGGCGGGTCGATGCTGGTCATCGCCGACCACGGCAACTGCGAGACGATGATCGATCCCGAAAACGGGGAGCCGCACACGGCCCATACGATCAATCCGGTGCCGGTCCTGCTGTCGGGGCCGTCGCGCGATGTAGGCCTGCGCAGCGGTATTCTCGCCGACGTCGCCCCCACCATTTTGGCGCTTATGGAGATCCGGCAGCCAGAGGCCATGACGGGCAGGGCGCTTCTTGCGGATCGATGA
- a CDS encoding LysR family transcriptional regulator: protein MIKSSDMPRSSFDGLDLNDIVIFTRVVQHGSFTTAAKIFGKSPSYMSKHVSQLEEALKLTLLNRSTHAVFLTDAGSVFFDHCTRILAEIDAAKADASGLSSELIGTLRVHSTPGVGQALVAPAIVDFNARYPSIKVELTVSAYSVNLMERGVDVVIGSRDFDDDESFHTGLFERKLGPAPYVICAAPSYFAERQKPHKPADLREHNCLIHTTQKPDPRTWSARFDDEEITVQVDGTFHSNFESAIVLAALQGAGIARLPLYSIVEEIRAGRLLSVFDGEIVSRRVIKAFYPRSRFVPKKLRAFLAILEARLKDAMRPGAE from the coding sequence ATGATCAAGTCTTCCGACATGCCGAGATCGAGCTTTGACGGGCTCGATCTCAACGACATCGTGATCTTCACGCGCGTGGTGCAGCATGGCAGCTTCACCACCGCCGCAAAGATCTTTGGCAAGTCGCCGTCCTATATGAGCAAGCACGTCTCCCAACTCGAGGAGGCGCTGAAGCTCACCCTGCTTAACCGCTCGACGCATGCCGTCTTTCTAACCGATGCGGGGAGTGTCTTCTTCGATCACTGCACGCGCATCCTTGCCGAGATCGACGCCGCGAAGGCGGATGCGAGCGGGCTGAGCAGCGAATTGATCGGGACTCTCCGGGTTCACAGCACGCCGGGCGTCGGCCAGGCGCTCGTCGCACCGGCGATCGTCGATTTCAACGCGCGATATCCTTCAATAAAGGTCGAGCTCACCGTCAGTGCCTACTCGGTGAATCTCATGGAACGCGGCGTGGACGTCGTGATCGGCAGCCGCGATTTCGATGACGACGAGTCCTTCCACACCGGCCTTTTCGAGCGCAAGCTCGGTCCCGCGCCCTATGTCATTTGCGCCGCGCCGTCCTACTTCGCCGAGCGGCAGAAACCGCACAAGCCGGCCGACCTTCGAGAACACAACTGCCTGATCCACACGACGCAGAAGCCCGATCCGCGTACCTGGAGCGCACGCTTCGACGACGAGGAGATCACCGTGCAGGTGGACGGCACATTTCATTCGAATTTCGAGAGCGCGATCGTGCTCGCGGCCCTCCAGGGCGCCGGCATTGCCCGGCTTCCGCTTTACAGCATCGTCGAGGAAATCCGCGCTGGGAGGCTGCTTTCCGTCTTCGACGGCGAGATCGTCTCGCGCCGCGTGATCAAGGCGTTCTATCCGCGCAGCCGTTTTGTGCCGAAGAAGCTTCGGGCTTTCCTGGCCATCCTGGAGGCGCGGCTGAAGGATGCGATGCGGCCGGGCGCAGAATAA